The sequence below is a genomic window from Patescibacteria group bacterium.
CTCAAGAAAAGCAGCGTTTTTATAAAAAGTTCCATTTTCTATTGATTTACTTACTTTCACAACATCTTGCTTTACAGATCTCCCTGATCCAATATTCATATGGCCCGCTTCACTATTCCCTACTTGTCCCTCAGGAAGACCAACATGTTTTCCGTGAGCAAAAATAGAAGTGTTGGGATATTTTTTAAGTAAAGAATCATAAAACGGAGTATGAGCCTGCGTTATGGCATTCCCTTTACCTGGCTTATTTATCCCCCATCCATCAAGAATAATTAAAATTAAAGGTGATAATATTTTTTTTGTCCCAAGAATATTTTTTTTACTTGTCATAAACTTAATATTAAAATTCTCCTTTTAATTTCATTTCAATTTCCATTAAACGATTGTACTTAGCAAGCCTCTCGCTTCGAGACAAAGATCCAGATTTTATATAGTCAGTCCCCAGGGCAACTGACAAATCCGCAATAAAAGTATCCGTAGTCTCACCACTCCTATGAGAAGCCATTGTTTTCAATCCATGTTTCTGAGCAAGCAAAACACATTCAACAGTTTCCGTTATGCTCCCAACTTGATTTGGTTTTACAAGCAAGGCATTAGCCGCTTTTTCTTTTAAACCCTGCCTTAGTCTTTTTATATTTGTCACAAATAAGTCATCACCTATCAAGAGCATATGTCCTCCTAGTTCCTTATTTAGCTCTCGCCAGCCTTCCCAATCATCTTGTTCGAGACCATCTTCAATGGCAATTATAGGAAACTTTCTAAACCATTCATTATAAAGACCAATTAAATCATTTTTGGTGAATTGAGATTGGTCTAATTTGAAAATATATTTTTTATTTTCTCGGTTGTAAAATTCGGAAGCACCAACATCCATTCCAAGACCAATATCCTCTCCTGGTTTAAATCCAGCATTTATAATTGCGGCTATTATTAATTCTATAGCCTGAACTGAAGAATAAATATCAGGAGCATAGCCACCTTCATTTCCAACATCAGTATCCATGCCAGCTTTTTTTAGAACCCTACCTAATTCATGAAAAATTTCCGCCCCCATTCTAATCTTTTCGGCAACACTAGTATCACGAAGTGGTAAAATCATAAATTCTTGAAAATCAAGATTTGTATCTGCATGCGACCCTCCATTAAATATATTAAATGAAGGAGTTGGTATTTTAAAATTTTTATCAAGTTCAAACACATCCGCTAGATGCTCATACAGTTCTACTCCCCTATCCAAGGCGGCGGTTCTTGCGGCGGCCATTGAGACAGAAAGGATTGCATTTGCTCCAAGATTTTTCTTATTTTCACTTCCGTCTAAATCAATCATTGTTTGGTCTATGTTTTTCTGGTCACCTACATCAAATCCACTCAAAGCTTTATTTATTTTTGTATTTACATTTTCCACTGCTTTCAAGACCCCCTTACCTTCATATCTTTTTTCATCACCATCACGCAACTCCCAGGCCTCATGAATACCTGTCGAGGCTCCTGATGGTACACTAGCTTTTGCCCAAACCCCGTTTTCTAGAATTATCTTAGTCTCAAGCGTAGGATTTCCTCTCGAATCTAGAATTTCTCGTGATTTTATTTCTTTTATTTT
It includes:
- the eno gene encoding phosphopyruvate hydratase, producing MTKIKEIKSREILDSRGNPTLETKIILENGVWAKASVPSGASTGIHEAWELRDGDEKRYEGKGVLKAVENVNTKINKALSGFDVGDQKNIDQTMIDLDGSENKKNLGANAILSVSMAAARTAALDRGVELYEHLADVFELDKNFKIPTPSFNIFNGGSHADTNLDFQEFMILPLRDTSVAEKIRMGAEIFHELGRVLKKAGMDTDVGNEGGYAPDIYSSVQAIELIIAAIINAGFKPGEDIGLGMDVGASEFYNRENKKYIFKLDQSQFTKNDLIGLYNEWFRKFPIIAIEDGLEQDDWEGWRELNKELGGHMLLIGDDLFVTNIKRLRQGLKEKAANALLVKPNQVGSITETVECVLLAQKHGLKTMASHRSGETTDTFIADLSVALGTDYIKSGSLSRSERLAKYNRLMEIEMKLKGEF